In Aerococcaceae bacterium zg-252, the genomic window CTCCCCTAATAATTAAAGTAAAGACAATAATCCCCAATGCGTAACTACCACCGAGTAAATTTGATAACCAAACAATAAATTGAGATAAACTATAAATAATGTAGCGATCCCATAAGTTAGTACTCTCTGAAGTGATAGGTGCATTGACATTACCACAAGCAGTTAACAATAAAACCATTCCAGTTAATGATGTAAGTTGTATCCATTTTTTTGATTTATTCATAATGCCTCCCAAATTTCACACATCACTATTTCACGACTGATGCTAATCTCATGACGTGCATTAGTGACTGTTTTACTTGTTCAAAATTTTTACCTTTAATGTCATGTCGAGCAATCAATAAATAGTCATAATCTTGAGCAATTTCTGCATCAACTTCTATCATCGCATGACGTAGAAGTCGCTTTACTCGATTTCTTTCAACGGCATTGCCAATTTTTTTTCCTACTGAAACACCAACCCGAAAATGT contains:
- the rnpA gene encoding ribonuclease P protein component; translation: MKKAYRVKTEKDFQIAFKNGVSFANRQIVLYIYPKNNQAHFRVGVSVGKKIGNAVERNRVKRLLRHAMIEVDAEIAQDYDYLLIARHDIKGKNFEQVKQSLMHVMRLASVVK